In the Streptomyces coeruleoprunus genome, CTGAAGCCGTCCGGCACCCCGGCCGGCGGCTCGTCCCGGCCGTCGGCGAGGGCCGCCTCGGCCAGGACCCGCCACGCGTCCGCGTCGGGCCGGGCCGAGGTGTCCACCTCCGCCCGGCGCTCGATGCCCGCGAAGCCGCCCGTGCGCCGTACCTGGATCCGCATGATCCCTGTCTACCGGGTGGGCACACCGACCGTCGACCAGGCCTTCACCACGGCCTGGTCCTCCGCGCCGCCCTCCCCGTACCGCTCGCGGGCCGCCGCGACCGTCAGCCGGGCGAACGCCGCGAAGTCGGCGGTCTCCTTCAGCTTCCCGCCGGTCAGCACGTCGTACCAGATCCGCCCCGCCCGCTCCCAGGCGTGCCCGCCGAGGGCCGTGGCCAGCAGGTAGAAGGCGTGGTTCGGGATGCCGGAGTTGATGTGCACGCCGCCGTTGTCGGCGGCCGTCTCGACGTAGTCGTCCATCGTCGCCGGCTGCGGGTCCTTGCCGAGGACGTCGTCGTCGTACGCCGTGCCCGGCGCCTTCATCGACCGCAGTGCCACGCCCTCGACCCGGTCCGACAGCAGGCCCGCGCCGATCAGCCAGTCGGCCTGCTCGGCGGTCTGGCCGAGGGCGTACTGCTTGACCAGCGAGCCGAAGACGTCGGACATCGACTCGTTGAGCGCGCCCGGCTGGCTGAAGTAGGCGAGGTTCGCCGTGTACTGGGTGACGCCGTGGGCCAGCTCGTGGCCGATCACGTCCACCGGGATGGTGAAGTCCCGGAAGATCTCGCCGTCGCCGTCCCCGAACACCATCTGCTCGCCGTTCCAGAAGGCGTTGCCGTAGTCCCGGTCGTAGTGGACCGTCGCGTCCAGCGGCAGGCCCGAGCCGTCGATGGAGTCACGGCCGAAGACGTCCAGGAACAGGTCGAACGTCGCCCCGAGCCCCGCGTACGCGCGGTTCACGGTGGCGTCCCGGACGGGCTCGGCGCCCTCGGCGCGCACCTTCCTGCCGGGCAGTTGCGTGCGGTGCTCGGCGTCGAAGACCGTGCGGCGCGGTTTCCCGGTGACCGCGGGGGCGTCGCCGACGGTGCGGACGCCCACGACCGTGGTGAGGCGGCGGGCCGTGCGGTTCGCGGCGTCGGTGACGAGGGTCCGGCGGGCCGCGTCGGCGATGGCGGGGTCGCCGGCGCGGGCCAGCCGGTCCAGCAGGTGCGGCGGGACGATCGTGCAGAAACAGGGCGTGGAGGTGGCAGCAGTCATGCCTGGCAATGTGGCACTCTGTCACGCCTCTGTCACCCCCAGCGACGATGATTGATGAAAAGGAGTGATAGGTCACTGTTTGACCGTTACCGGGCAGGAATCCCGCATACTGATACGGCACCTCCGCATCCGGTGTCACTCGGCTACGCTGCTGCGCATCATGCGTTTCGGGCTGCTTCTCCTTAGCTGCCGCGGCGAGGGCCTGTAGTCGTAGGCCGACCCCCTCCCCGCGGAGTCTGGTGCTGCTTCGAACAGTCGGCCGTCCCATCGTCGGACCCGAGGAGCCCTACGCAATGTCCCAGCCCGTTGGTCGCCCCACGCCCCTCACCAACGCGACGCACACCCAGAAGCCGTCCGGGATGCCCGTCCACAAGTACGGCCCGTACGAGGCCGTCGACATCCCCGACCGCACCTGGCCCGACAAGCGGATCACCAAGGCGCCGCGCTGGCTGTCCACGGACCTGCGGGACGGCAACCAGGCACTGATCGACCCGATGTCCCCGGCCCGCAAGCGCGCGATGTTCGACCTGCTGGTGCGCATGGGCTACAAGGAGATCGAGGTCGGCTTCCCGTCCTCCGGCGAGACCGACTTCGCCTTCGTGCGCTCCATCATCGAGGAGGGCGCCATCCCGGAGGACGTGACGATCTCCGTACTGACCCAGGCCCGCGAGGACCTGATCGAGCGGACCGTCGAGTCCCTGCGCGGCGCGCACCGCGCCACGGTGCACATGTACAACGCGACGGCCCCGGTCTTCCGCCGCGTCGTCTTCCGCGGCTCCAAGGACGACATCAAGCAGATCGCCGTCGACGGCACGCGCCTGGTGATGGAGTACGCCGACAAGATCCTGGGCGACGAGACGGTCTTCGGCTACCAGTACAGCCCCGAGATCTTCACCGACACCGAGCTGGACTTCGCGCTGGAGGTCTGCGAGGGCGTCATGGACGTCTGGCAGCCCGAGGCCGGCCGCGAGATCATCCTCAACCTGCCCGCCACGGTGGAGCGTTCGACGCCGTCGACGCACGCGGACCGCTTCGAGTGGATGTCGCGCAACCTGTCGCGCCGCGAGTCCGTCTGCCTGTCCGTCCACCCGCACAACGACCGGGGCACGGCCGTCGCCGCCGCCGAACTGGCGATCATGGCGGGCGCGGACCGCATCGAGGGCTGCCTGTTCGGGCAGGGCGAGCGGACCGGCAACGTCGACCTGGTCACCCTGGGCATGAACCTGTTCAGCCAGGGCGTCGACCCGCAGATCGACTTCTCGCAGATCGACGAGATCCGCCGTACCTCCGAGTACTGCAATCAGATGGAGATCCACCCGCGCCACCCCTACGCGGGCGACCTCGTCTACACCGCCTTCTCCGGCTCCCACCAGGACGCCATCAAGAAGGGCTTCGACGCGATGGAGGCCGAAGCCGCCGCCGCGGGGAAGACCGTCGACGAGATCGAGTGGGCCGTCCCGTACCTGCCGATCGACCCGAAGGACGTCGGCCGCTCCTACGAGGCGGTCATCCGCGTCAACTCGCAGTCCGGCAAGGGCGGCATCGCGTACGTCCTGAAGAACGACCACAAGCTGGACCTGCCGCGCCGCATGCAGATCGAGTTCTCGAAGATCATCCAGGCGAAGACCGACGCCGAGGGCGGCGAGGTCACGCCGAAGGACATCTGGGCGGTCTTCCAGGACGAGTACCTGCCGAACCCGGACAACGCGTGGGGACGCATCCAGCTGCGGTCCGGCCAGACCACGACCGACAAGGACGGCACGGACACGCTGACCGTCGAGGCGGTCGTCGACGGCGAGGACACGCTGCTGACCGGTACCGGCAACGGTCCGATCTCCGCCTTCTTCGACGCGCTGAACACCATCGGCGTCGACGCCCGGCTGCTGGACTACCAGGAGCACACGATGAGCGAGGGCGCCTCCGCCCAGGCCGCCTCGTACATCGAATGCGCCATCGACGGCAAGGTGCTGTGGGGCATCGGCATCGACGCCAACACCACCCGCGCCTCCCTCAAGGCGGTCATCTCCGCGGTCAACCGCGCCGCGCGCTGACCGGTCCCGCAGGCCCTCGCCGAACCCCGTCCGCACACCGCGGGCGGGGTTCGGCCATGTCGTGGCGTTCTCACGACGAGGTGCTGACGGCACATCACCGATGTGGCTAACATCACGTCAACGTCGGCAAGGTGGCCGAGGCGTCATGGAGGTGCGACGTGCAGCCAGCACGGGGATCACGCGGCCGAAAACTCCGCATTTGTTCCGTACACACCTCGTGGCACACCATCGGCGACGGCGAGTTCTTCTGCCCCGAGTGCGGCGGTGACCGCAACTACCGGCGTCGTACGGGCCGTCGGCGCTTCACCCTTTTCGGTGTTCCGCTGCTGCCGCGCGGAGCCGTCGGGCCCGTCATCGAGTGCACGGCCTGCCACGACCGCTTCGGCACCGACGTCCTCGACCATCCGACCACCGCACGGTTCTCGGCCATGCTCCGCGACGCCGTCCACACCGTGGCCCTCGCGGTCCTCGCCGCCGGCGGCACCTCCTCGCACACCGCCGTGCGCACGGCGGTCTCCGCCGTGCGGGCCGCCGGGTACGAGGACTGCACGGCCGACAGCCTCACCGCGCTGATCGAGGCGCTCGCCGCCGACACCGGCCGGTTCGTCACCGACACCGACGGGCCGTGCGGCGCCGCCCTCGCCATCGAGCTGCACGAGGCGCTGGAGCCGCTCGCCCCGCACCTCGCCCCGACCGGGCGCGAGTCGATCCTGCTCCAGGGCGCGCGCATCGCCCTCGCGGACGGGGCCTACATCCCCGCCGAGCGCGATGTGCTGACGACCGTCGGCAACGCGCTGCTGCTGTGCCCGGACGACACCGCCCGGCTCATGGAAACGGCACGCGCCCCGTTCTGAGCACCGCGAACGGTCCTCGGACGGGGCGCGCACCGGAAGAGCCGACGCCGTACGAAGGCTCTTCGGGGACTACGGGAGTCAGGCCTCCACGCCGCTCGCGCGCAGCATCTCCTCGCGCTCCACGATCTTCACGCGCTCGCGGCCCTCCGCCTCGCCGAGCGCCCGCTCGGCCGCGTCCAGCCGGTGCCAGCCGTCCCACGTGGTGTACGCGACGCCCTTGCCGTCCAGGAACTCGACCACGGCGTCCTCGCCCGGCGCCTCCGGCGTGTGCAGCCGGCCCTCGCGGTGGTCCTCCAGCAGGTTCGCCACCGTCTCGTTGGCGTCGCCCTTGGTGTGGCCGATCAGACCGATCGGGCCGCGCCTGATCCACCCCGTGACGTACGTGGACGGCAGGTGCTCGCCGCCCTCCATGACGCGGCCGCCCTCGTCCGGCACGGTGCCCGACGCGGCGTCCCACGGCAGCTTCGGCAGCTCCTCGGACAGGTAGCCGACGGCCCGGTAGACGGACTGGACGTCCCAGAGGGTGAACTCGCCGGTGCCCTTCACATTGCCGGTGCCGTCCAGCTCCGTGCGCTCCGTGCGCAGCCCGACGACCTTGCCGTCCTCGCCGACGATCTCGGCGGGCGACTCGAAGAAGTGCAGGAACAGCTTGTGCGGCCGGTCGCCGATGTCGCGTATCGCCCAGTTCTCCAGGGTCTTGGCGACCATGTCGACCTGCTTGTTGGAGCGCCGCGCCTCGATGGAGCCGCCGTCGTAGTCGATGTCCTCGGGGTTGACGATGACCTCGATGTTCGGCGAGTGGTCCAGTTCGCGCAGCTCCATGGGGCTGAACTTGGCCTGGGCCGGGCCGCGCCGCCCGAAGACGTGGATCTCCAGGGCCTTGTTGGCCTTGAGGCCGTCGTAGACGTTCGGCGGGATCTCGGTCGGCAGCAGCTCGTCCGCCGTCTTCGCGAGGATGCGCGCCACGTCGAGGGCCACGTTGCCGACGCCCAGCACCGCGACCTTCTCGGCCTCCAGGGGCCAGGTGCGCGGCACGTCCGGGTGGCCGTCGTACCAGGAGACGAAGTCGGCGGCGCCGTACGAGCCGTCGAGGTCGATGCCCGGGATGTCCAGCGGCCGGTCGGCCTCGGCGCCGGTCGAGAAGATCACCGCGTCGTAGAACGCGCGCAGGTCGTCCAGGGTGATGTCGGTGGGGTAGGCGACGTTGCCGAAGAGGCGGATCTGCGGCTTGTCGAGGACCTGGTGGAGGGCCGTGACGATGCCCTTGATGCGGGGGTGGTCCGGGGCGACGCCGTACCGGATCAGCCCGAAAGGCGCCGGCATGCGCTCGAAGAGGTCGATGGACACACCGGGCTCGGTGGCGGCCTCGGACTTCAGCAGCGCGTCGGCGGCGTAGATGCCGGCCGGACCGGCACCGACGATGGCCACCCGCAGGGGGCGGGGCATGGTGGTTCCCTTCGAGAGTTGGATCTTCCCGCCTGCCAGCCTCACAGGGAGGCCGATGGGGCGGTACCCGGTCCCCGTCTATGACCTCATAAGGGTGGCTTATGGGGTGTCGAAGCCAGGGTTTGGGCGAAGGGTGCACGCCGGGACGAGGCGGAGCGTTTCTTCGCCCGCCGCAGTCTAGGTGGCGGCCCGGCCGGTGGTGATCACCGGGCCGCCAGGACGAAGGCCAGGGCGACCAGCGCCGGAACGGTCTGGACGAACAGGATCTTCCGGCTGGCGGTGGCGGCGCCGTACAGCCCGGCCACGGCCACGCACACCAGGAAGAACACCTTGGCCTGGAACCCCACCGGTCGTCCGCGACCGCGCCCCAGACGAGACCGGCCGCGAGGAAGCCGTTGTAGAGGCCCTGGTTCGCGGCCAGCGCCTTCGTCCGCTCCGCGAACTCCGCGGTGGTGCCGAAGGCGCCGCGGGCCCTCGGCCCGGTCCACAGGAACATCTCCAGGACCAGGATGTAGACGTGCAGTGCGGCGATGAGGAGGACCAGGACGGTCGCGGTGATCGACATGCCCGCCAGCATGCCAGCAACCGCTTTCCCCCGCTGCTTCCGCCACAACTCGGTCCGGCGGGCCTCTCCCGTACGGGAGAATGGGCGCATGAGTCTGTTCCGCGACGACGGCATCGTGCTGCGCACCCAGAAGCTGGGTGAAGCGGACCGGATCATGCTGTGCCTTCCCGGGGGACGACCCCCGGGCCCCCTGCAGAACCGGGGCGGGGGTGCGCGGCGGTGAGCCTGTTCCGCGACGACGGCATCGTGCTGCGCACCCAGAAGCTCGGGGAAGCGGACCGGATCATCACGATCCTCACGCGCGGCCACGGCCGCGTGCGGGCCGTCGCGCGCGGGGTGCGGCGGACCAAGTCGAAGTTCGGGGCGCGCCTCGAACCCTTCTCGCACGTGGACGTGCAGTTCTTC is a window encoding:
- a CDS encoding TerB family tellurite resistance protein encodes the protein MQPARGSRGRKLRICSVHTSWHTIGDGEFFCPECGGDRNYRRRTGRRRFTLFGVPLLPRGAVGPVIECTACHDRFGTDVLDHPTTARFSAMLRDAVHTVALAVLAAGGTSSHTAVRTAVSAVRAAGYEDCTADSLTALIEALAADTGRFVTDTDGPCGAALAIELHEALEPLAPHLAPTGRESILLQGARIALADGAYIPAERDVLTTVGNALLLCPDDTARLMETARAPF
- a CDS encoding protealysin inhibitor emfourin, which codes for MRIQVRRTGGFAGIERRAEVDTSARPDADAWRVLAEAALADGRDEPPAGVPDGFSYAITVDGRTVYCADPRLTQAQRELISRVLKEGA
- a CDS encoding FAD-dependent oxidoreductase produces the protein MPRPLRVAIVGAGPAGIYAADALLKSEAATEPGVSIDLFERMPAPFGLIRYGVAPDHPRIKGIVTALHQVLDKPQIRLFGNVAYPTDITLDDLRAFYDAVIFSTGAEADRPLDIPGIDLDGSYGAADFVSWYDGHPDVPRTWPLEAEKVAVLGVGNVALDVARILAKTADELLPTEIPPNVYDGLKANKALEIHVFGRRGPAQAKFSPMELRELDHSPNIEVIVNPEDIDYDGGSIEARRSNKQVDMVAKTLENWAIRDIGDRPHKLFLHFFESPAEIVGEDGKVVGLRTERTELDGTGNVKGTGEFTLWDVQSVYRAVGYLSEELPKLPWDAASGTVPDEGGRVMEGGEHLPSTYVTGWIRRGPIGLIGHTKGDANETVANLLEDHREGRLHTPEAPGEDAVVEFLDGKGVAYTTWDGWHRLDAAERALGEAEGRERVKIVEREEMLRASGVEA
- a CDS encoding M4 family metallopeptidase produces the protein MTAATSTPCFCTIVPPHLLDRLARAGDPAIADAARRTLVTDAANRTARRLTTVVGVRTVGDAPAVTGKPRRTVFDAEHRTQLPGRKVRAEGAEPVRDATVNRAYAGLGATFDLFLDVFGRDSIDGSGLPLDATVHYDRDYGNAFWNGEQMVFGDGDGEIFRDFTIPVDVIGHELAHGVTQYTANLAYFSQPGALNESMSDVFGSLVKQYALGQTAEQADWLIGAGLLSDRVEGVALRSMKAPGTAYDDDVLGKDPQPATMDDYVETAADNGGVHINSGIPNHAFYLLATALGGHAWERAGRIWYDVLTGGKLKETADFAAFARLTVAAARERYGEGGAEDQAVVKAWSTVGVPTR
- the leuA gene encoding 2-isopropylmalate synthase, whose amino-acid sequence is MSQPVGRPTPLTNATHTQKPSGMPVHKYGPYEAVDIPDRTWPDKRITKAPRWLSTDLRDGNQALIDPMSPARKRAMFDLLVRMGYKEIEVGFPSSGETDFAFVRSIIEEGAIPEDVTISVLTQAREDLIERTVESLRGAHRATVHMYNATAPVFRRVVFRGSKDDIKQIAVDGTRLVMEYADKILGDETVFGYQYSPEIFTDTELDFALEVCEGVMDVWQPEAGREIILNLPATVERSTPSTHADRFEWMSRNLSRRESVCLSVHPHNDRGTAVAAAELAIMAGADRIEGCLFGQGERTGNVDLVTLGMNLFSQGVDPQIDFSQIDEIRRTSEYCNQMEIHPRHPYAGDLVYTAFSGSHQDAIKKGFDAMEAEAAAAGKTVDEIEWAVPYLPIDPKDVGRSYEAVIRVNSQSGKGGIAYVLKNDHKLDLPRRMQIEFSKIIQAKTDAEGGEVTPKDIWAVFQDEYLPNPDNAWGRIQLRSGQTTTDKDGTDTLTVEAVVDGEDTLLTGTGNGPISAFFDALNTIGVDARLLDYQEHTMSEGASAQAASYIECAIDGKVLWGIGIDANTTRASLKAVISAVNRAAR